Proteins encoded by one window of Sorangium aterium:
- the minC gene encoding septum site-determining protein MinC — protein sequence MVSGRRGEKRQEQQAFALKGTMPAITMLCLKTANVAAVERQLADHISQMPHFFLHLPILLDLAELGDEPVDLGALAGLLRKHNLVPIAVRNPTDAQRERAVAAGLGVLRTPLTRSSRQAGSAEGSTPTPGPVAVGPAPDRGASGAAAAAPARRPRDAAPAPDAAGEPPPAGLTVRQPVRSGQVIYVPHGDLVVLSPVSSGAELIANDNIHVYAPLRGRAMAGAHNNADASIFCMSLEAEFVSIAGRYLMADEIPDEHRGKPARISVQNDGLVVTRL from the coding sequence ATGGTGTCGGGCAGGCGAGGGGAGAAGCGGCAGGAGCAGCAGGCGTTTGCGCTCAAGGGCACGATGCCTGCCATCACGATGCTCTGTCTGAAGACGGCGAATGTCGCGGCCGTCGAGCGTCAGCTCGCCGACCACATCTCGCAGATGCCGCACTTCTTCCTGCACCTGCCGATCCTGCTCGACCTGGCGGAGCTCGGCGACGAGCCCGTCGACCTCGGCGCCCTCGCCGGGCTGCTGAGGAAGCACAACCTCGTGCCCATCGCCGTGCGCAACCCGACGGACGCCCAGCGCGAGCGGGCCGTCGCCGCCGGCCTCGGCGTGCTGCGGACGCCGCTCACGCGCTCGTCCCGCCAGGCCGGGTCGGCCGAGGGGAGCACCCCCACGCCGGGCCCCGTGGCGGTAGGGCCCGCGCCGGACCGCGGCGCGTCAGGGGCCGCCGCGGCGGCGCCCGCCCGCCGCCCGAGGGACGCCGCCCCGGCGCCGGACGCGGCCGGGGAGCCGCCGCCGGCGGGGCTCACCGTGCGGCAGCCGGTGCGCAGCGGGCAGGTCATCTATGTGCCGCACGGCGACCTCGTGGTCCTCTCGCCTGTCAGCTCGGGCGCGGAGCTCATCGCGAACGACAACATCCACGTCTATGCGCCGCTCCGCGGCCGCGCCATGGCCGGCGCCCACAACAACGCGGACGCGAGCATCTTCTGCATGAGCCTAGAGGCGGAGTTCGTCTCGATCGCCGGCCGCTACCTCATGGCCGACGAGATCCCCGACGAGCACCGCGGCAAGCCCGCCCGCATCTCGGTCCAGAACGACGGGCTCGTGGTCACGCGGCTCTAG
- a CDS encoding ABC transporter substrate-binding protein has product MPRRAFVLSALLLSTCAAAGCRSKNGSENPSAAPERAATPAGSAQEAGAGSAQQPPPKRATVVTIAREQQATWVRNFNPLLPEGSARFPTVAGIYEPMLVYNTMRSEYTPWLATSYAWSDANKKLTFTTRSGVKWSDGQAFSARDVAFTFALIKKHAALDLAGVWRFLGAVTAIDDTTVEFVLRRPYVPGLSYIGHQPIVPEHVWKEVADPVTFANENPVATGPFTEVKVFQNQVYELGKNPRYWQEGKPAVDGLRFPAYPSNDQVTLALVNGEIDWAGAFVPDIERVFVAKDPANHHYWFPLVGGTATLYPNATKKPFDDVRVRKAISMAIDRDQIVKLAADNYTHGADATGLDDSYERFRSDKAVEAGDWVKFDPQRANQILDEAGYPRGADGIRTRLGKPMHFDINVVSGWSDWVRAVQIITQNLESVGIAASMKTYDFSAFYAALQRGLFDLSMGWTSVEPTPYNFYRDLMSADLVKPLGEVAPRNWHRFGAREADVLFHAFESATAPVDQKRILDGLQMIFVQAAPVIPLFNNPSWGEYSTKRFTGFPTMENPYAKLTPNNPPEYLLVLTELRPR; this is encoded by the coding sequence ATGCCGCGCCGCGCGTTCGTCCTGTCGGCGCTGCTGCTGTCCACCTGCGCCGCGGCGGGCTGTCGTTCGAAGAATGGCAGCGAGAACCCGTCCGCCGCTCCGGAGCGGGCGGCGACGCCGGCGGGGTCGGCGCAGGAGGCGGGGGCCGGCTCCGCGCAGCAGCCCCCGCCGAAGCGGGCCACGGTGGTCACGATCGCGAGGGAACAGCAGGCCACCTGGGTGCGCAACTTCAACCCCCTCCTCCCCGAGGGGAGCGCGCGCTTCCCGACGGTCGCCGGCATCTACGAGCCGATGCTCGTCTACAACACGATGCGGAGCGAGTACACGCCGTGGCTCGCGACGAGCTACGCGTGGAGCGACGCGAACAAGAAGCTCACCTTCACGACCCGCTCCGGCGTCAAGTGGTCGGACGGACAGGCGTTCTCGGCGAGGGACGTCGCGTTCACGTTCGCGCTCATCAAGAAGCACGCGGCGCTCGATCTCGCGGGGGTGTGGCGGTTCCTCGGCGCCGTGACGGCGATCGACGACACCACCGTCGAGTTCGTATTGAGGCGCCCCTATGTGCCCGGGCTCAGCTACATCGGCCACCAGCCGATCGTGCCGGAGCACGTGTGGAAGGAAGTCGCGGACCCCGTCACGTTCGCGAACGAGAACCCCGTGGCGACAGGGCCCTTCACCGAGGTGAAGGTCTTCCAGAACCAGGTGTACGAGCTCGGCAAGAACCCGCGCTACTGGCAGGAGGGCAAGCCGGCGGTCGATGGGCTGCGCTTCCCGGCGTATCCGAGCAACGACCAGGTCACCCTGGCGCTCGTCAACGGCGAGATCGACTGGGCGGGCGCCTTCGTGCCGGACATCGAGCGGGTCTTCGTCGCCAAGGATCCGGCGAACCATCATTACTGGTTCCCGCTCGTCGGGGGCACCGCCACGCTGTACCCGAACGCCACGAAGAAGCCGTTCGACGACGTGCGCGTGCGCAAGGCCATCAGCATGGCGATCGACCGCGACCAGATCGTCAAGCTCGCGGCGGACAACTACACGCATGGCGCGGACGCGACGGGGCTGGACGACTCCTACGAGCGGTTTCGCAGCGACAAGGCGGTGGAGGCGGGCGACTGGGTGAAGTTCGATCCGCAGCGGGCCAACCAGATCCTCGACGAGGCGGGCTACCCGAGGGGCGCGGACGGGATCCGGACGAGGCTCGGCAAGCCGATGCACTTCGACATCAACGTCGTCAGCGGCTGGTCGGACTGGGTGCGCGCGGTGCAGATCATCACGCAGAACCTGGAGAGCGTGGGCATCGCCGCGTCGATGAAGACATATGACTTCAGCGCGTTTTACGCGGCGCTGCAGAGGGGCCTGTTCGATCTGTCGATGGGCTGGACCAGCGTCGAGCCCACGCCGTACAATTTTTATCGCGATCTGATGAGCGCAGATCTCGTGAAGCCGCTCGGCGAGGTGGCGCCGCGCAACTGGCACCGTTTCGGCGCAAGGGAGGCCGACGTGCTGTTCCACGCGTTCGAGTCCGCGACGGCCCCTGTCGATCAGAAGCGCATCCTGGACGGGCTGCAGATGATCTTCGTGCAGGCCGCGCCGGTGATCCCGCTCTTCAACAACCCGTCGTGGGGCGAGTACAGCACGAAGCGGTTCACCGGCTTCCCGACGATGGAGAACCCGTACGCGAAGCTGACGCCGAACAACCCCCCGGAGTATTTGCTCGTCCTGACCGAGCTCCGTCCGAGGTGA
- a CDS encoding cyclase family protein yields MTTPVSRKLVDLSHTVEHGMTTYKGVPAPVVCDFLSREQSRGVYAEGVEFHIGRIDMVANTGTYVDSPFHRYANGKDLAGLPLESLADLESVVVEARGRSGRAIDADAFDGLDLAGKAVLVRTGWSAHWRTDGYFEGHPYLTRDAARLLAGAGVVFVGVDTYNIDDTADPARPVHSLLLGADIPICEHMTGLDQLPAAGARLFAVPVKVRAFGTFPVRAFAIV; encoded by the coding sequence GTGACCACCCCCGTCTCACGAAAACTCGTCGACCTGAGCCACACCGTCGAGCACGGCATGACGACGTACAAGGGCGTGCCGGCGCCCGTCGTCTGCGATTTCCTCTCACGCGAGCAGTCCCGCGGCGTTTACGCGGAAGGCGTCGAATTCCACATCGGCCGAATCGACATGGTCGCAAACACGGGTACCTACGTGGACAGCCCGTTTCATCGCTATGCGAATGGCAAGGATCTCGCCGGCTTGCCGCTCGAATCGCTGGCCGATCTGGAGAGCGTTGTGGTCGAGGCGCGGGGCCGGTCCGGGCGGGCGATCGACGCTGACGCGTTCGACGGGCTCGATCTCGCCGGGAAGGCCGTCCTCGTGCGCACGGGCTGGAGCGCTCACTGGCGCACGGACGGCTATTTCGAAGGACACCCGTACCTGACGCGGGACGCGGCGCGGCTCCTGGCCGGCGCAGGCGTCGTGTTCGTGGGCGTCGACACCTACAATATCGACGACACGGCCGATCCCGCGCGGCCGGTCCACTCCCTCCTGCTCGGAGCGGACATCCCGATCTGCGAGCACATGACGGGGCTCGATCAGCTCCCCGCCGCCGGAGCCCGCCTCTTCGCCGTCCCGGTGAAGGTCCGCGCCTTCGGCACGTTCCCGGTCCGGGCGTTCGCCATCGTGTGA
- a CDS encoding DUF4423 domain-containing protein gives MDHESLAKELIRALRGRRSQLAFSRRLGFRTNVVYTWESGRRWPTAATFLVAARRAGVDVAGAVRRFFPSLPAWLARTDPASAEGVAALLSEMRSMSPIVDVARRAGRSRYAVARWLSGEAEPRLPDFLRMVEACSLRLLDFVALFADPAVLPAASAAWRTLEAQRRAVYEEPLLPAVLLALELPAYRALPRHDPGWIARRLGFPVEDEARCLDRLAEAGQIRRSRGRWIVAPIRTVDTRPDPDAEHRLKCFWAGVGLARLTRKAEGRFSFNVFTVSAADLEKLSELHVSYFQNMRAVIAESRPPERVVAVNLQLFPLDGG, from the coding sequence GTGGACCATGAATCCCTTGCAAAGGAGCTGATCCGCGCCCTGCGCGGCCGGCGCTCGCAGCTGGCCTTCAGCCGCCGGCTCGGCTTCCGCACCAACGTCGTTTACACGTGGGAGTCCGGCAGGCGCTGGCCGACCGCGGCCACCTTCCTCGTCGCCGCGCGGCGCGCGGGGGTGGACGTCGCGGGGGCGGTGAGGCGCTTCTTCCCGTCGCTTCCCGCGTGGCTCGCGCGCACCGATCCGGCGTCGGCCGAGGGCGTCGCGGCGCTCCTCTCGGAGATGCGCTCCATGTCGCCCATCGTCGACGTGGCGCGGCGCGCGGGCAGGAGCCGCTACGCGGTCGCGCGCTGGCTCTCGGGCGAGGCCGAGCCGCGGCTGCCGGACTTCCTGCGGATGGTCGAGGCCTGCTCGCTGCGCCTGCTCGATTTCGTGGCGCTCTTCGCCGACCCGGCGGTGCTCCCGGCCGCGAGCGCGGCGTGGCGCACGCTCGAGGCCCAGCGCCGGGCCGTTTACGAGGAGCCGCTGCTCCCCGCCGTCCTCCTCGCGCTGGAGCTGCCGGCCTACCGGGCGCTGCCGCGCCACGATCCGGGGTGGATCGCGCGGCGGCTCGGGTTCCCCGTCGAGGACGAGGCGCGTTGCCTCGATCGGCTCGCGGAGGCCGGCCAGATCCGGAGGAGCCGCGGGCGGTGGATCGTCGCGCCGATCCGGACGGTGGACACGCGCCCGGATCCGGACGCGGAGCACCGGCTCAAGTGCTTCTGGGCCGGCGTCGGGCTGGCGCGGCTCACGCGCAAGGCCGAGGGGCGCTTCTCGTTCAACGTCTTCACGGTCTCCGCGGCCGATCTCGAGAAGCTCTCCGAGCTCCACGTGAGCTATTTCCAGAACATGCGCGCGGTGATCGCAGAATCGCGGCCGCCCGAGCGCGTCGTCGCCGTGAACCTGCAGCTCTTCCCGCTCGACGGAGGCTGA
- a CDS encoding NADAR family protein produces MTVIRFYRSGDAHGFFSNFSLHPVTLKGKVWPTSEHYFQAQKFPGTEHEEAIRNASGPGEAARMGRQRSRPLRPDWEQVKDDVMREVVLAKFTQHEDLQRALLDTGDAELVEHTANDAYWADGGDGSGRNMLGVILMEVRAQLRR; encoded by the coding sequence ATGACCGTCATCCGCTTCTATCGCTCCGGCGACGCTCACGGGTTCTTCTCCAACTTCTCTCTCCACCCGGTCACGCTCAAAGGCAAGGTGTGGCCGACGAGCGAGCACTACTTCCAGGCCCAGAAGTTCCCCGGCACCGAGCACGAGGAGGCGATCCGCAACGCCTCTGGCCCCGGCGAGGCGGCCCGCATGGGCCGGCAGCGGAGCCGCCCGCTGCGCCCCGACTGGGAGCAGGTCAAAGACGATGTCATGCGCGAGGTGGTGCTGGCGAAGTTCACCCAGCACGAGGATCTCCAGCGCGCCCTGCTCGACACCGGGGACGCGGAGCTCGTCGAGCACACCGCGAACGACGCCTACTGGGCCGACGGCGGCGACGGGAGCGGGCGGAACATGCTGGGCGTCATCCTGATGGAGGTCCGCGCGCAGCTGCGCCGCTGA
- a CDS encoding sugar ABC transporter substrate-binding protein yields the protein MKMTGRCWMTALGLMLMTAACAAEDAAQSDKPTEEIALIKRERSPITEFTPTQLEDTVDHLIGAINQSGLKPIQVVVLLKHLSTFFEPIATGANRAMGELEAVGNVLGPSTQMTTDDGAASQNLQNQQVANAIEDGAQGIGISPYDFLNEASINEAAAQGLHVVTFDTDLKDSGRTLYVGAIQKSAGARAAQALLDSRIGELPPPPGTVVVHGDTSTQWYDGSQRTFGVLEALGAAGYTTQVVQAVFINGQEGFDVDQMKTQILNADPPVVGMIGVFNISYRCVMAAEAANRPDIPIVAFDFDSKTVEYMQKKRIKATVVQRQYYEGYLVPYILYGIQHIGLDATKEILRPLMTDENQMPDEHRVNLGVDVVPANKVQDYNDFLDQIGSIQ from the coding sequence ATGAAGATGACGGGACGATGCTGGATGACGGCCCTCGGGCTCATGCTGATGACGGCGGCGTGCGCGGCAGAGGACGCCGCCCAGTCGGACAAGCCGACCGAGGAGATCGCGCTGATCAAGCGAGAGCGGAGCCCGATCACCGAGTTCACGCCAACGCAGCTCGAGGATACCGTCGACCACCTCATCGGCGCGATCAACCAGAGCGGGCTCAAGCCGATCCAGGTGGTGGTCCTCTTGAAGCACCTCTCCACCTTCTTCGAGCCGATCGCCACCGGCGCCAACCGAGCCATGGGCGAGCTCGAGGCCGTGGGGAACGTGCTCGGCCCCAGCACGCAGATGACCACGGACGACGGCGCGGCGTCGCAGAACCTCCAGAATCAACAGGTCGCGAACGCGATAGAGGATGGCGCCCAGGGCATCGGCATATCGCCCTACGATTTCCTCAACGAGGCCTCCATCAATGAGGCCGCGGCGCAGGGGCTCCACGTGGTGACGTTCGACACCGACCTGAAGGACTCGGGGCGCACGCTCTACGTCGGCGCCATACAGAAGTCCGCCGGCGCCAGGGCGGCGCAGGCTCTCCTCGATTCCAGGATCGGGGAATTGCCCCCCCCGCCAGGCACGGTGGTGGTCCACGGCGACACGTCAACGCAGTGGTACGACGGGTCCCAGCGAACGTTCGGCGTCCTGGAGGCGCTCGGGGCGGCCGGCTACACGACCCAGGTGGTCCAGGCCGTCTTCATCAACGGCCAGGAAGGCTTTGACGTCGATCAGATGAAGACCCAGATCCTGAACGCGGACCCGCCCGTCGTGGGCATGATCGGCGTGTTCAACATCTCGTATCGCTGCGTGATGGCCGCAGAAGCCGCCAACAGGCCGGACATCCCCATCGTCGCGTTCGACTTCGATTCGAAGACCGTCGAATACATGCAGAAGAAGCGCATCAAGGCCACGGTCGTCCAGCGTCAGTACTATGAGGGGTACCTCGTGCCCTACATTCTCTATGGCATCCAGCACATCGGCCTCGATGCGACGAAGGAGATCCTCCGCCCGCTGATGACAGACGAGAACCAGATGCCCGACGAGCACCGGGTCAACCTCGGCGTCGACGTGGTCCCCGCGAACAAGGTCCAGGACTACAACGACTTCCTCGACCAGATCGGCTCGATCCAGTAG
- a CDS encoding DUF1552 domain-containing protein: protein MRRSTRRTFLRAVGASLATLPFVNMLADSVAQAGGEELPLKFVAVYHPHGIAAEYWAMRAGDTETSFDIAYENCSLQPFDDPAAYGRSFKDKILVVEGIDHLSNANGHDSAGTMLTGSRIDGKKPLNLSLDQYLAVERGLGADTRITSVALGVGMDGTESGQTLSFGAGGAPLPKIIHPVEAFNLLFAGLVVGDDPEAQARAARQRELGQSVIDFVKGDINRLRTRLAPAEQQKLDQHLTSLRELEKQYDAPSAGGPACVVPPQPDASKFPSVKQYNGGEPYFDAITDAHVDLLAQALACGITRFATLFMNDLSYANNPLGLPTDNHGSVAHTYDASPVGNDGRPGAGNPETWVPLARFNRYSYSKIARLMQRLDQLGALDSTLIYASSDMGNPAQHSKRNVPTLLAGGANGKFRMGRRIKLRADCPADAPWCGESDATFTPVTNSRILVSIAQAFGVEIESFGSQPDPALTTGALSELT, encoded by the coding sequence ATGCGCCGGTCGACCCGCCGTACGTTCCTTCGCGCCGTGGGGGCGAGCCTCGCGACGCTTCCCTTCGTCAACATGCTCGCGGACTCCGTCGCCCAGGCGGGCGGCGAGGAGCTGCCGCTCAAGTTCGTCGCCGTCTATCACCCCCACGGCATCGCCGCCGAGTACTGGGCCATGCGCGCGGGGGACACGGAGACGAGCTTCGACATCGCGTACGAGAACTGCTCTCTCCAGCCGTTCGATGACCCGGCGGCCTACGGCCGGAGCTTCAAGGACAAGATCCTCGTCGTCGAGGGCATCGACCACCTGTCGAACGCCAACGGGCACGACTCGGCCGGCACGATGCTGACCGGCAGCCGCATCGACGGGAAGAAGCCGCTCAACCTCTCGCTCGACCAGTACCTCGCCGTGGAGAGGGGCCTCGGCGCGGACACGCGCATCACGAGCGTCGCGCTCGGGGTGGGCATGGACGGGACCGAGTCCGGGCAGACGCTGTCCTTCGGCGCGGGCGGCGCGCCGCTGCCGAAGATCATCCACCCGGTGGAGGCGTTCAACCTGCTGTTCGCGGGCCTCGTCGTGGGCGACGACCCCGAGGCCCAGGCCCGCGCGGCCCGGCAGCGCGAGCTCGGCCAGAGCGTCATCGACTTCGTGAAGGGCGACATCAACCGCCTGCGCACGCGCCTCGCGCCCGCCGAGCAGCAGAAGCTCGACCAGCACCTGACGTCGCTCCGCGAGCTGGAGAAGCAGTACGACGCGCCCTCGGCCGGCGGACCGGCGTGCGTCGTGCCGCCCCAGCCCGACGCGTCGAAGTTCCCGTCGGTGAAGCAGTACAACGGCGGCGAGCCCTACTTCGACGCCATCACCGACGCGCACGTCGACCTCCTGGCGCAGGCGCTCGCCTGCGGCATCACGCGCTTCGCCACGCTGTTCATGAACGACCTGTCCTACGCGAACAACCCGCTCGGGCTGCCGACGGACAACCACGGATCGGTCGCGCACACGTACGACGCCTCGCCGGTCGGCAACGACGGCCGCCCCGGCGCTGGCAACCCGGAAACCTGGGTGCCGCTCGCGAGGTTCAACCGGTACAGCTACTCGAAGATCGCGCGCCTCATGCAGCGGCTCGACCAGCTCGGCGCCCTCGACAGCACGCTGATCTACGCGTCGAGCGACATGGGGAACCCCGCCCAGCACAGCAAGCGCAACGTGCCGACGCTGCTGGCGGGCGGGGCGAACGGGAAGTTCAGGATGGGCCGGCGCATCAAGCTCAGGGCGGACTGCCCTGCCGACGCGCCGTGGTGCGGCGAGAGCGACGCCACGTTCACGCCCGTCACGAACAGCCGGATCCTCGTGTCGATCGCCCAGGCGTTCGGCGTCGAGATCGAGTCGTTCGGCTCCCAGCCCGACCCGGCGCTCACCACGGGCGCGCTCAGCGAGCTCACCTAA
- a CDS encoding DUF1592 domain-containing protein gives MGRSLGYHSSGIMLAIALAGFAGCTGDVGDPDAAGTGGGGVTLPDGTESASLLPARIRRLTNAEYAASARALTGTTTNPSEGFAPDSRQDGFTVNDAQRVDPVLAKQLAAAAEALAAEVKGKAAELAPCADPGTQAESCARAFITSFGGRAYRRPLDAAEADALLAVYQVGAKGATYADGIELVARAVLQSPGFLYLTEIGDGSGGDALALTPHELASSLSYLITAGPPDDALMEAAVAGALSTPEGREAEVRRLLQTSAARERIVRVVREWLGVDRIAMTAKDSNVYGDFAGARASMERETEDFVTEVLMNSTGTVGELLGADWSIIDQPLMSVYGAAGTGRVSFSDRRGILNQGAFLSVYAHATETAPVLRGVTVLRRVACVDIPSPTELNINVVPPVPDPSKTTRQRFEIHSTDAECKGCHNSIDPIGFSFERFDGMGKVREKDNGTDVDSAVTVAISADFDGAYADSNALAQALSTSPTVRSCFARNVFRASVGRSGKAAAESEESFLKAWQAVPEAEQGKLVETLITYVKSSLFSHRRPQ, from the coding sequence ATGGGTCGATCACTTGGTTATCATTCTTCCGGGATCATGCTGGCGATAGCGCTGGCAGGGTTCGCCGGCTGCACGGGAGACGTAGGAGATCCCGACGCTGCCGGGACGGGCGGAGGCGGCGTCACGCTGCCCGATGGGACGGAGAGCGCGAGCCTCCTCCCAGCGCGCATCCGCCGGCTCACCAACGCCGAGTACGCCGCCTCGGCGCGCGCGCTGACAGGGACCACCACCAACCCGAGCGAGGGCTTCGCGCCGGATTCGCGGCAAGACGGCTTCACGGTCAACGACGCGCAGCGCGTCGATCCGGTGCTGGCGAAGCAGCTCGCCGCTGCGGCGGAGGCGCTCGCGGCCGAGGTGAAGGGCAAGGCGGCGGAGCTCGCCCCCTGCGCCGATCCGGGGACGCAGGCGGAGAGCTGCGCCAGGGCGTTCATCACGTCGTTCGGAGGGCGCGCCTACCGCCGCCCGCTCGACGCGGCGGAGGCCGACGCGCTGCTCGCTGTCTATCAGGTCGGCGCGAAGGGCGCGACCTACGCGGACGGCATCGAGCTCGTGGCGCGCGCGGTCCTGCAGTCGCCAGGCTTTCTCTACCTGACCGAGATCGGCGATGGATCCGGCGGAGATGCGCTGGCGCTGACTCCCCATGAGCTGGCGAGCTCCCTCTCCTACCTCATCACCGCTGGCCCGCCCGATGATGCGCTGATGGAGGCCGCCGTCGCGGGGGCGCTGTCGACCCCCGAGGGCCGGGAGGCCGAGGTGCGCCGGCTGCTCCAGACGTCGGCGGCGCGCGAGCGCATCGTGCGGGTCGTCCGCGAGTGGCTCGGCGTCGACCGGATCGCCATGACGGCGAAGGACTCGAACGTCTACGGCGACTTCGCCGGCGCCAGGGCCTCGATGGAGCGCGAGACGGAGGACTTCGTGACGGAGGTCCTGATGAACTCCACCGGGACGGTCGGCGAGCTCCTGGGCGCCGACTGGAGCATCATCGATCAGCCGCTCATGAGCGTGTACGGCGCCGCCGGCACGGGGCGCGTGTCGTTCTCCGATCGGCGGGGGATCCTCAACCAGGGCGCGTTCCTCTCCGTGTATGCGCACGCCACGGAGACAGCGCCCGTGCTGCGCGGGGTGACCGTCCTGCGCCGCGTCGCCTGCGTCGACATCCCGTCGCCGACCGAGCTGAACATCAACGTCGTCCCGCCGGTGCCGGATCCGAGCAAGACGACGCGGCAGCGCTTCGAGATCCACTCCACCGACGCGGAGTGCAAGGGGTGCCACAACAGCATCGATCCGATCGGGTTCTCGTTCGAGCGGTTCGACGGCATGGGCAAGGTCCGCGAGAAGGACAACGGGACGGACGTCGATAGCGCGGTCACCGTCGCGATCAGCGCCGATTTCGACGGTGCGTACGCCGACAGCAACGCCCTCGCGCAGGCCCTGTCCACGAGCCCGACGGTGCGCTCGTGCTTCGCCCGCAACGTGTTCCGCGCCTCGGTGGGCCGCAGCGGCAAGGCCGCCGCGGAGAGCGAGGAGTCGTTCTTGAAGGCATGGCAGGCCGTCCCTGAGGCAGAGCAGGGCAAGCTCGTCGAAACGCTGATCACCTACGTCAAGAGCAGTCTCTTCAGCCATCGGAGGCCCCAGTGA
- the minD gene encoding septum site-determining protein MinD encodes MSKVVVVTSGKGGVGKTTTTANLASGIAAVGCKTIAIDFDVGLRNLDLVMGCERRVVYDLVNVIRGEATLRQAVIRDKRLDSLYVLPASQTRDKDALTLDGVGRILDELRGAGFEYIFCDSPAGIEWGAQMAMYFADEAIVVTNPEVSSVRDSDRVLGLLDAKTRRAELGEPPVKTHLLLTRYAPARVAKGEMLAHQDVLELLGIPLLGVIPESPAVLQASNAGTPVVLDPTSDAAQAYLDVVQRFLGADRPHRFLEPAKKGFFSRIFGGQAATV; translated from the coding sequence GTGTCAAAGGTAGTCGTCGTCACCTCGGGCAAAGGCGGAGTCGGCAAGACCACCACGACCGCAAACCTCGCGTCCGGCATCGCGGCCGTCGGTTGCAAGACGATCGCCATCGACTTCGATGTGGGGCTCCGCAACCTCGATCTCGTGATGGGGTGCGAGCGGCGCGTGGTCTACGATCTCGTCAACGTGATCCGCGGAGAGGCGACGCTCCGTCAGGCGGTGATCCGCGACAAGAGGCTCGATTCGCTCTACGTGCTCCCTGCGTCGCAGACGCGGGACAAGGACGCCCTCACGCTCGACGGCGTCGGGCGCATCCTCGACGAGCTGCGGGGCGCGGGCTTCGAGTACATCTTCTGCGACTCGCCGGCGGGCATCGAGTGGGGCGCGCAGATGGCGATGTATTTCGCCGACGAGGCGATCGTGGTGACGAACCCCGAGGTCTCCTCGGTGCGGGACTCGGACCGCGTGCTCGGTCTCCTGGACGCGAAGACCCGCAGGGCGGAGCTCGGCGAGCCGCCGGTGAAGACGCACCTCCTGCTCACGCGGTACGCGCCGGCGCGCGTCGCCAAGGGCGAGATGCTGGCGCACCAGGACGTGCTGGAGCTCCTCGGCATCCCGCTGCTCGGCGTGATCCCGGAGTCGCCGGCGGTGCTCCAGGCGTCGAACGCCGGGACGCCCGTGGTCCTCGATCCGACCAGCGACGCGGCGCAGGCCTACCTCGACGTGGTCCAGCGCTTCCTTGGCGCGGACCGCCCCCACCGCTTCCTGGAGCCGGCCAAGAAGGGGTTCTTCAGCCGGATTTTTGGCGGCCAGGCGGCGACCGTCTGA
- the minE gene encoding cell division topological specificity factor MinE: MSIMDYFRKSQPKSASVAKERLQIIVARERVRPTGEPDYLPRLKQELLQVISKYERIDLDQVSVNVERSGDCDVLELNVVLSESERAAVRAAATRVGAAAARNC, from the coding sequence ATGTCGATCATGGACTATTTCCGTAAGTCGCAGCCGAAGTCGGCCAGCGTGGCGAAGGAGCGTCTGCAGATCATCGTGGCGCGCGAGCGCGTGCGCCCGACGGGCGAGCCGGACTACCTGCCGCGGCTCAAGCAGGAGCTGCTCCAGGTGATCTCGAAGTACGAGCGGATCGACCTGGACCAGGTGAGCGTGAACGTGGAGCGGAGCGGCGATTGCGACGTGCTCGAGCTGAACGTCGTGCTCTCCGAGTCGGAGCGGGCGGCCGTGCGCGCCGCCGCGACCCGGGTCGGCGCCGCCGCCGCGCGGAACTGCTGA